Proteins encoded in a region of the Isosphaeraceae bacterium EP7 genome:
- a CDS encoding outer membrane beta-barrel protein gives MTARKGRLALAACFIFLSADAMGQDAAAPAGRPAGRLFSRIMRDRSVQRTQAVPDASVPPPRAVQDSTPGTFPETPEASTPGFTATPGSGSGTSPTDSSTASNTDLSLPRAEREGGGGEPTTGDQAGEEAAEPSKDETKLLMDLLGIPDSPVKVYGWIQNSYTGNTNGMPKNGTNFGVNPNFKANSWMGNQYYLVVENPLEQSDEINFGFRADNLWGNDWQFNHMAGFADRAFNLNSFQGYDLAQAYAEVHIPDNVFGTKGLDIKGGRFYTLAGYEVVPATGRPLLSVPYMFNYGQPFTHFGMVSTWHVNDRLNIYNGAINGWDRWINENYKWGYIGGFTYNFKDEKTNISFISIWGPNQFPRQLPNNTQIFPTGYINIPSLAGAKNNGYASNDRLLFTTVITHKWSDKLTQVIETDQGFEQNVPGAASPVVNGVVQNGASQSAGWYSFGNWFLYKFNKDNDKLMGVWRSEIFRDNNGVRTGFATNFSEFTLGLIYKPKPYVWVRPEARYDFARSGNPYSDGTRNSQFTLGFDVIFLF, from the coding sequence ATGACTGCCCGGAAGGGCCGCCTTGCCTTGGCCGCCTGTTTCATCTTCCTTTCCGCCGATGCGATGGGGCAGGACGCGGCGGCACCGGCCGGGAGGCCCGCCGGCCGCCTCTTCTCCAGGATCATGCGTGACCGCTCCGTGCAGCGGACGCAGGCCGTCCCCGACGCGTCGGTCCCCCCGCCCAGGGCCGTGCAGGACTCGACCCCGGGCACATTCCCCGAGACGCCCGAGGCCTCGACCCCCGGGTTCACGGCCACGCCGGGGTCGGGATCGGGGACCTCGCCGACCGACTCGTCCACAGCGTCGAACACCGACCTGTCGCTGCCCCGCGCCGAGCGCGAAGGGGGAGGCGGCGAGCCGACGACCGGCGACCAGGCCGGAGAGGAGGCCGCGGAGCCGTCGAAGGACGAGACCAAGCTGTTGATGGACCTGCTGGGGATCCCCGACTCCCCGGTCAAGGTCTACGGCTGGATCCAGAATTCGTACACCGGCAATACCAACGGGATGCCCAAGAATGGCACGAACTTCGGCGTGAATCCGAACTTCAAGGCCAACAGCTGGATGGGCAACCAGTATTACCTGGTCGTCGAGAATCCCTTGGAGCAGAGCGACGAGATCAACTTCGGCTTCCGGGCCGACAATCTCTGGGGCAATGACTGGCAGTTCAACCACATGGCCGGGTTCGCAGACCGGGCCTTCAACCTGAACAGCTTCCAGGGCTATGACCTGGCCCAGGCCTATGCCGAGGTCCACATCCCGGACAACGTGTTCGGCACCAAGGGCCTCGACATCAAGGGGGGGCGATTCTACACCCTCGCCGGCTACGAGGTCGTGCCCGCCACGGGCCGCCCGCTGCTGAGCGTCCCCTACATGTTCAACTACGGCCAGCCGTTCACCCACTTCGGCATGGTGAGCACCTGGCACGTCAATGACCGCCTGAATATCTACAACGGTGCCATCAACGGCTGGGACCGCTGGATCAACGAGAACTACAAGTGGGGCTACATCGGCGGCTTCACTTATAATTTCAAGGACGAGAAGACCAACATCTCGTTCATCTCGATCTGGGGCCCCAACCAGTTTCCCCGCCAGCTGCCCAACAACACCCAGATTTTCCCCACCGGCTACATCAACATCCCCAGCCTGGCCGGGGCCAAGAACAACGGCTACGCGTCGAATGACCGCCTCCTGTTCACCACGGTCATCACCCACAAGTGGTCCGACAAGCTCACGCAGGTGATCGAGACCGACCAGGGCTTCGAGCAGAACGTCCCGGGCGCGGCCTCCCCGGTCGTCAACGGGGTGGTCCAGAACGGCGCCTCGCAGAGCGCCGGCTGGTACAGCTTCGGCAACTGGTTCCTCTACAAGTTCAACAAAGACAACGACAAGCTGATGGGCGTCTGGCGTTCGGAAATCTTCCGCGACAACAACGGCGTCCGCACCGGCTTCGCGACCAACTTCTCCGAGTTCACCCTCGGCCTGATCTACAAGCCCAAGCCCTACGTCTGGGTCCGCCCCGAGGCCCGGTATGACTTCGCACGCAGCGGCAACCCCTACAGCGACGGCACCCGCAACAGCCAGTTCACCCTCGGCTTCGACGTGATCTTCCTCTTCTGA